A stretch of the Tachysurus vachellii isolate PV-2020 chromosome 26, HZAU_Pvac_v1, whole genome shotgun sequence genome encodes the following:
- the LOC132841196 gene encoding uncharacterized protein LOC132841196, producing the protein MVRTRQRLSCFAHSLQLVVHDGMKEAKAFSSALTKMSKLTSLLHTSTTFKERFEAKFGTDRSIPAATSTRWNSTFKQLQALTALDHRDLTQICSSDFQHVLFSVREWNQLKNLGSVLFPFAEATDLTEGEKMVTISMVVPTVLDLNTHLLQISESQSHCRPLATSLRQSLLKRFSGIFVRTKMVEQNGKEDQFNHNVYFLATMLDPQFGLNWVDLDVTNNERSPDSVKKFREDLKRTLIDSLTAEVEATADGDMLHSGGDVDETSDSPPGKCPRLLARYRAHKHLSHSAKDACISAQIHKYFDAIQNTDTNTALEFWSTNREKFPQLYSLVVKVLSIPASSAPVERVFSKGGLIVRPHRARLTHKMVTALVFLKSNMALV; encoded by the exons ATGGTGAGAACAAGACAAAGGCTGTCATGTTTTGCACATTCTCTGCAATTAGTTGTACATGATGGAATGAAAGAAGCCAAGGCCTTTTCTTCAGCACTTaccaaaatgtcaaaattaacCTCATTACTTCACACAAGTACTACATTTAAAGAACGATTTGAGGCTAAATTTGGGACAGATAGATCAATTCCTGCAGCTACATCCACACGCTGGAACAGTACATTCAAGCAGCTACAGGCCCTTACAGCACTTGACCATAGGGATCTCACACAAATTTGCAGTTCAGACTTTCAACATGTTCTTTTTTCAGTTCGTGAATGGAATCAACTGAAGAATTTAGGTTCTGTTCTCTTTCCTTTTGCGGAAGCAACAGACCTTacagagggtgagaaaatgGTCACTATTAGTATGGTGGTCCCCACTGTACTTGATTTAAACACTCATCTGCTCCAAATATCAGAGTCACAAAGTCATTGCCGGCCTCTAGCCACATCCCTTCGGCAATCACTTTTAAAGAGATTCTCTGGGATCTTTGTGAGAACCAAAATGGTTGAGCAAAATGGGAAAGAGGACCAGTTCAACCATAATGTCTATTTCTTGGCAACAATGCTTGATCCTCAGTTTGGCCTGAACTGGGTTGATCTAGATGTAACCAACAATGAGAGATCACCAGATTCGGTGAAGAAATTCAGAGAGGATCTGAAAAGAACACTTATAg aTTCTTTGACTGCAGAAGTTGAGGCCACAGCAGATGGAGACATGCTGCATTCTGGAGGTGATGTTGATGAAACCTCAGATTCTCCTCCTGGCAAATGCCCACGACTTCTAGCTCGCTATCGAGCTCACAAGCACCTGAGTCACTCAGCTAAGGATGCATGCATTTCAGCTCAGATACACAAGTACTTTGATGCCattcaaaacacagacacaaatacagcacTTGAATTTTGGTCGACAAACAGGGAGAAATTCCCACAGCTTTACTCTCTGGTTGTAAAAGTGCTGTCTATTCCAGCATCCTCTGCACCAGTAGAGCGTGTCTTTAGCAAAGGTGGCCTCATCGTGAGACCACATCGTGCACGCTTAACTCATAAAATGGTCACAGCGCTTGTATTTTTGAAAAGCAATATGGCCCTGGTTTAG
- the LOC132841176 gene encoding uncharacterized protein LOC132841176 isoform X2 yields the protein MEKSALLTELDGASQLLRNKDKEISELKNQQKSELAEKNKQLEEKDRLLTERETQLMGRDKELQEKDRLLTENTQTLQKKDKTLEEKEKQISEVREKLRKSSMTLEKNQTQLKDKERQLEGVVKELETSTNKLDTLGQELQDKERQLQDTMIVVEQQTSELAEKNQELEEKDRLLTERETQLMGRDKELQEKDKLLEEKTKQLQEQTDPESSASIRRRNSKEGLHPNMSEETQDSAAPIRRRHSMDGRRPTMGGESSSPHPPASVPVAELRLVLLGRTGSGKSVTGNIILGREERNQAATSTATSTATQQSESTQGEVAGRKVTVVDTPDWFSPELPVEKLRQDVGHCVRLSAPGPHAFLLVIPLKQPTGEERGMLEKMEEIFGERCWRNTMIIFSVTDECEKKNIEDFIQSGDQEVQRLVEKCGNRFHCLNINESGDGSQVSELLEKIEKMVEGSREKFYSTDIYLEIESLIRAMEATIRKKREKKREREEKDMKEKIENEVQDSLRKIEGVIEEHDRDIKQLNVRTTELERKMKEERDEEKKKELEQELQREVERRTEIEEELMKLKEKREMERIEMEERHRQKMEEIWEMYEGDVMTEAERKLMKIILPELQTNFIVSKTKMQEDFSRQMEEKNREMENLQQKLFEVTEHFSMLKEAYITTVLEVTDPEQE from the exons atggagaaatCTGCTCTACTGACTG AACTGGACGGAGCTTCACAATTACTGAGAAATAAAGACAAGGAAATCTCAGAACTGAAGAATCAACAGAAATCTGAgttagcagaaaaaaacaaacagcttgaagagaaagacagacttctaactgagagagagacacagctaatgggaagagacaaagagcttcaggagaaagacagacttctgacagaaaatacacaaacacttcagaagaaggacaagacactggaagagaaggagaaacagaTCAGTGAAGTAAgagaaaaattaagaaaatcaAGTATGACGTTAGAAAAGAATCAGACACAATTGAAGGACAAAGAAAGACAACTGGAGGGTGTGGTGAAAGAATTGgaaaccagtacaaataaactggacacactgggacaggagctgcaggacaaagagagacaactACAGGACACGATGATCGTAGTGGAGCAACAGACATCTGAGTTAGCAGAAAAAAACCAAGAGCttgaagagaaagacagacttctaactgagagagagacacagctaaTGGGAAGAGACAAAGAGCTTCAGGAGAAAGACAAACTTCTAGAGGAGAAAACAAAGCAGCTGCAGGAACAGACAGATCCAGAATCATCAGCCTCCATCAGGAGAAGAAACAGCAAGGAAGGGTTACATCCAAATA TGAGTGAAGAGACTCAGGACTCAGCAGCACCAATCAGGAGAAGACACAGTATGGATGGAAGACGTCCAACAA TGGGTGGAGAATCGTCTAGTCCACATCCTCCAGCATCGGTTCCTGTAGCAGAACTGAGGCTGGTGCTGCTGGGGAGGACGGGGTCTGGGAAGAGTGTAACAGGAAACATCATCCTGGGCAGAGAGGAGAGGAACCAGGCTGCTACGtctacagctacatctacagcCACCCAGCAGAGTGAGAGCACACAGGGGGAGGTGGCTGGGAGGAAGGTGACTGTGGTGGACACGCCTGACTGGTTCTCCCCTGAACTTCCTGTGGAGAAGCTGAGACAGGACGTGGGACACTGTGTCCGTCTGTCTGCTCCAGGACCCCACGCCTTCCTCCTGGTCATACCTCTAAAGCAGCCtacaggagaggagagagggatgCTGGAGAAAATGGAGGAGATCTTTGGAGAGAGATGTTGGAGAAACACAATGATCATATTCAGTGTTACTGATGAATGTGAGAAGAAGAACATTGAGGACTTTATCCAATCAGGAGACCAGGAGGTCCAGAGACTTGTAGAGAAATGTGGGAACAGGTTTCACTGTCTCAACATTAATGAGAGTGGAGATGGTTCTCAGGTCTCAGAGCTGTTGGAGAAGATAGAGAAGATGGTGGAAGGAAGCAGAGAGAAATTCTACAGCACTGACATCTACCTGGAGATAGAATCTCTAATTAGAGCAATGGAAGCAACGATtcgaaagaaaagagaaaagaaaagagagagagaggagaaggacatgaaagaaaaaatagagaaCGAGGTGCAGGATTCTCTGAGAAAGATAGAGGGAGTGATCGAGGAGCATGATAGAGACATCAAACAACTTAATGTTCGAACAACTGAACTggagagaaagatgaaagaagagagggatgaagagaaaaagaaagaactggaaCAGGAACTGCAAAGAGAGGTAGAGCGAAGGACAGAAATCGAAGAAGAGTTGATGaaactaaaagaaaagagagagatggagaggataGAGATGGAGGAGAGGCACAGACAAAAGATGGAGGAGATCTGGGAAATGTATGAAGGAGATGTCatgacagaggcagagagaaagctCATGAAGATCATCCTGCCTGAACTCCAGACTAACTTTATAGTCTCAAAAACAAAGATGCAGGAAGATTTCAGCAGACAGATGGAGGAGAagaacagagagatggagaatcTTCAACAGAAACTTTTTGAGGTCACAGAACATTTCAGTATGCTGAAAGAAGCTTACATTACAACTGTGCTGGAAGTAACAGACCCAGAACAGGAATAA